The bacterium genome segment CCGGGGCGGTCTAAGGGCGGCGGCCCAGCTTATTAAACAAATGAGCGCCGGTTGGGATGGGGCCATCACCCCGGACGGACCTCAAGGACCACCGGAGCAGGTTCAACCAGGTATAATTAAAATCGCCCAACATTCGGGGGCATTAATCATTCCCCTTACCTACGAGGCCCAACCAAAGATTACCCTTAAATCATGGGACCGCTTCATTATCCCTTATCCCTTTAGTCGGGGGATATTCATTTATGGAGAACCCATAACTGTTCCTCCAAAGCTTACTAAGGCCCAACTGGAAGAACTCAGGGAAAGATTAGAGCACGAGATGGCTAAAATTGAGGGTATATCTAAGGAGTATTTAACCCTATCACAACCCAAACATAGATAAAACTATAAGACACCTTTCTACATAGCCTCTCTCACTCTTTGCCTTTCTCAGCCTGAATCCCTCAAAATGCTTGACAAACTGCGAACAGTTGCTATATAATAAAAAACCATGGGACAAAGCTCCCTTGGGGCGTCTTAGAAACATTGAGTTGAAGTTGGAGTCTGAGAAAAAGGGTAACTACTCAAAACTAAGTTGAGTAGT includes the following:
- a CDS encoding lysophospholipid acyltransferase family protein; translation: MRSNYSAHQIPQKTRKDKEIKRRIRRKIVRNRLFIGFSSFIFTLILYLIGLTLRLKVVGEERVDEFRQKGQRLIYCLWHSRILLTAYRLRHRGINVIVSPSRDGEYISRILKLTGSCPIRGSSSRGGLRAAAQLIKQMSAGWDGAITPDGPQGPPEQVQPGIIKIAQHSGALIIPLTYEAQPKITLKSWDRFIIPYPFSRGIFIYGEPITVPPKLTKAQLEELRERLEHEMAKIEGISKEYLTLSQPKHR